A genomic window from Chitinophaga pollutisoli includes:
- a CDS encoding VOC family protein: MAHMNPYLNFNGQCAQAFEFYKSVLGGEFTQPGIMRMKDAPPNEEYPLDPKDADLVMHVALPVGSNILMGSDCPPSWGSVEQGTASNISLTTADEAETKRIFDGLADGGKVAMPLGPTFWSPMFGMLTDKFGIQWMVGMEHKQQ; the protein is encoded by the coding sequence ATGGCACACATGAATCCTTACCTGAACTTCAACGGGCAGTGCGCGCAGGCGTTTGAATTCTATAAATCCGTGCTGGGCGGCGAATTTACGCAACCCGGTATCATGCGGATGAAAGACGCGCCGCCGAATGAAGAATACCCGCTCGATCCGAAAGACGCTGACCTGGTGATGCACGTGGCACTGCCCGTCGGCAGTAACATCCTTATGGGCAGCGATTGCCCGCCGTCGTGGGGGAGCGTGGAGCAGGGAACGGCCAGCAATATTTCACTGACAACCGCCGATGAGGCGGAAACCAAAAGGATTTTCGACGGCCTCGCCGACGGCGGGAAAGTCGCCATGCCGCTGGGCCCTACGTTCTGGAGCCCGATGTTTGGCATGCTGACCGACAAGTTCGGCATTCAATGGATGGTTGGCATGGAGCACAAACAGCAGTAG
- a CDS encoding LLM class flavin-dependent oxidoreductase, with protein sequence MELGISSFGEIKPEGVSGGARASFLAMQELIAEARLADQTGLDVFALGEHHRPDFIISSPEVALAGIASVTEHIRLSSSVTVLSSADPVRTFQQFATLDLISGGRAEIMAGRGSFTESFPLFGFSLSDYDQLYIEKLQMLMEINENEILTWKGKYRAPVSNRGVYPRPYQAALPIWIAAGGTPASAVRAGKLGLPLIVAILGGRPSQFVPFMNLYKKAAEEAGHDLSKLQFGINSQLYIAENSDQAADEFWPSYETLMNRVGRDRGWQPITREQFEYLRLPDGPLFVGSVQEVTDKILHQHKLFGHTRFLGQLVKGYIEPEKVLRCIELFGTRVAPAVRAALGKMSS encoded by the coding sequence ATGGAATTAGGAATCAGCTCATTCGGAGAAATCAAGCCGGAAGGCGTCAGCGGCGGCGCCCGCGCATCCTTCCTCGCCATGCAGGAACTGATCGCGGAAGCGCGTTTGGCCGACCAAACAGGGCTCGATGTGTTCGCGCTCGGCGAGCATCACCGCCCTGATTTTATCATTTCCTCCCCGGAAGTCGCCCTTGCGGGCATTGCTTCCGTTACGGAGCATATCCGCCTGTCGAGCTCGGTTACCGTGCTTAGTTCCGCCGATCCTGTGCGCACCTTCCAGCAATTCGCCACGCTCGACCTCATTTCAGGCGGCCGGGCGGAGATCATGGCCGGGCGGGGTTCTTTTACCGAATCTTTTCCACTTTTCGGTTTCAGCCTGAGCGACTACGATCAGCTGTATATCGAAAAGCTGCAAATGCTCATGGAGATCAACGAAAACGAGATACTCACCTGGAAGGGGAAATACCGTGCGCCGGTGAGCAACCGCGGCGTTTATCCCCGGCCATACCAGGCGGCGTTACCTATCTGGATTGCCGCCGGCGGCACGCCGGCTTCGGCGGTGCGGGCGGGCAAGCTGGGGCTGCCATTGATCGTGGCCATCCTGGGCGGGCGCCCTTCGCAGTTCGTGCCTTTCATGAACTTGTACAAAAAAGCAGCCGAAGAAGCCGGGCACGACCTGTCGAAACTGCAATTCGGCATCAACAGCCAGCTGTACATAGCGGAAAATTCCGACCAGGCGGCGGATGAGTTCTGGCCTTCTTACGAAACACTCATGAACCGTGTGGGCCGTGACCGCGGATGGCAACCCATCACCCGCGAACAGTTTGAATACCTCCGCCTGCCCGATGGGCCGCTGTTCGTTGGCAGCGTGCAGGAAGTGACGGACAAAATCCTCCACCAGCACAAACTTTTCGGCCACACCCGATTCCTGGGACAACTGGTGAAAGGGTATATCGAACCCGAAAAAGTACTTCGCTGCATTGAATTGTTCGGCACCCGCGTGGCGCCAGCGGTACGCGCTGCGCTCGGAAAAATGTCTTCCTGA
- a CDS encoding voltage-gated chloride channel family protein: MHKQPSSDPIDVFRSRFPYAYYLIIAVAVSFFIGSAVALFLILLDLTTVTRQAHPWLLYGLPVAGVFIWWVYHRFGKNSAAGNNLIIDEIHAPGGGVPLRMTPLVLFTTLITHLFGGSAGREGTAVQMGGSIAYRIGGWMKLDAGDMRIILMMGIAGGFGAVFGTPVAGTVFALEVLAIGKLGDLKALVPCAVAAYLSDRVCQFWGAGHTHYAIGFAGGFDGKLLGWVLLAGVAFGCASRLFSWSMHRVKDLSGKLFVATPWLMPFVGGCIIIGLVFIAGTQDYLGLGVTASHADGVSIVSAFREGGAEPFSWLWKLAFTVVTLGMGFKGGEVTPLFFIGATLGNAIALYAGVPVDLMAGLGFIAVFAGATNTPVACTLMGVELFGPENVVYFGAACLMAYYFSGHAGIYSSQRVIIPKFGWVKKDPRHP; the protein is encoded by the coding sequence ATGCACAAACAGCCATCTTCCGACCCCATTGACGTATTCAGGTCCCGGTTTCCTTATGCGTATTATCTCATCATCGCAGTGGCCGTTTCGTTTTTTATCGGCTCGGCCGTAGCGCTGTTCCTGATACTGCTGGATCTTACGACCGTCACGCGCCAGGCGCATCCCTGGCTGTTGTACGGGTTGCCGGTTGCCGGGGTTTTTATCTGGTGGGTATACCATCGTTTCGGCAAGAATTCCGCCGCGGGCAACAACCTCATCATAGACGAGATTCACGCGCCCGGCGGCGGCGTTCCCCTCCGTATGACGCCCCTCGTTTTATTCACCACGCTCATCACACACCTGTTCGGAGGTTCCGCCGGGCGGGAGGGCACCGCTGTCCAAATGGGCGGCAGTATCGCTTACAGGATCGGGGGATGGATGAAGCTGGATGCCGGAGATATGCGGATAATTCTCATGATGGGCATTGCGGGCGGTTTCGGGGCCGTTTTCGGCACGCCCGTGGCAGGAACGGTGTTTGCGCTGGAAGTGCTGGCGATCGGCAAACTGGGCGACCTTAAAGCCCTAGTGCCTTGTGCAGTCGCAGCGTACCTGTCGGACCGGGTATGCCAGTTTTGGGGCGCGGGACACACGCATTACGCCATCGGTTTTGCCGGCGGGTTTGACGGGAAGCTTCTGGGGTGGGTGCTCCTGGCCGGTGTCGCCTTCGGATGCGCCAGCCGGCTGTTCTCCTGGTCCATGCACCGCGTCAAAGACTTATCCGGCAAGCTGTTCGTGGCAACGCCCTGGCTCATGCCCTTCGTGGGAGGTTGCATCATCATCGGCCTGGTATTTATAGCCGGAACGCAAGATTACCTCGGGCTGGGCGTTACAGCTTCGCATGCCGATGGCGTCTCAATCGTTAGCGCATTCCGGGAAGGCGGTGCGGAGCCGTTCAGCTGGTTGTGGAAACTGGCATTTACCGTGGTGACCCTGGGCATGGGGTTCAAAGGGGGAGAGGTGACGCCGCTCTTCTTCATCGGTGCCACGCTGGGGAATGCTATCGCGCTCTATGCGGGTGTGCCGGTAGACCTGATGGCGGGGCTGGGATTCATCGCGGTGTTTGCCGGCGCCACCAATACGCCGGTAGCCTGTACCCTGATGGGCGTGGAACTGTTCGGCCCGGAAAATGTGGTATATTTCGGAGCGGCATGCCTGATGGCGTATTATTTCAGCGGTCACGCCGGTATCTATTCCTCCCAACGGGTTATCATTCCAAAATTCGGATGGGTGAAGAAAGATCCGCGTCACCCGTAA
- a CDS encoding MlaD family protein, giving the protein MDDKSTKRGVVVGIFVFIGLLIFVAGILILGGQKKTFMSSLGVVAVFHDIGGLNKGDNVWYSGVKVGTIKSISFMGHDRILVKMQIDKRSREFIHKDVIAKVSSDGLVGNKIIALAGGTAGVPAVEDGDTIAVATAISSDELLETLQVNNKSLVEITGNLKTITKKIADGEGSLGRLISSDTVYNDLKGTIASLQTTAQNTRRLTENLTDYTSKLQRKGTLAGDLVSDTVVFARLRSSMGRIESASKGIDSVMHNLQSASASVNDNLQSDKTPAGLLLNDEKTAESLKTTIRNLQSSTYKLDENMEALQHNFLLRGFFRRRDKAERKEQQRLEKEAEKQRKDSARAAQ; this is encoded by the coding sequence ATGGACGATAAAAGCACAAAAAGAGGCGTAGTCGTAGGCATATTCGTGTTCATCGGATTGCTCATTTTCGTTGCGGGAATCCTCATCCTGGGCGGACAAAAGAAAACTTTCATGTCGAGCCTCGGCGTGGTAGCCGTTTTTCACGACATCGGCGGCCTCAACAAAGGCGATAACGTTTGGTATTCCGGCGTAAAGGTCGGTACCATCAAATCCATCAGCTTCATGGGGCACGACCGCATCCTGGTGAAAATGCAGATCGACAAGCGTTCGCGCGAATTTATCCATAAGGACGTGATCGCGAAAGTAAGTTCCGACGGGTTGGTGGGCAATAAAATCATCGCCCTCGCGGGCGGAACGGCGGGCGTGCCGGCGGTGGAAGACGGAGATACGATTGCAGTGGCCACCGCCATCAGCAGCGACGAGCTCCTGGAAACGCTGCAGGTAAATAATAAGAGCCTCGTCGAGATCACGGGCAACCTCAAAACGATCACTAAGAAGATCGCCGACGGCGAGGGATCGCTGGGGCGTTTGATTTCCAGCGATACGGTATACAACGATCTGAAGGGAACGATCGCCAGCCTGCAAACGACCGCGCAGAATACCCGCCGTCTCACGGAAAACCTGACCGATTACACGTCGAAGCTCCAGCGCAAGGGGACCCTTGCCGGCGACCTGGTGTCCGATACCGTCGTGTTTGCACGGCTGCGCTCATCGATGGGCCGGATTGAATCCGCGTCGAAAGGGATCGATAGTGTGATGCATAATTTACAGTCGGCCAGCGCCAGCGTGAACGACAACCTGCAAAGCGATAAAACGCCGGCGGGTTTGTTGCTCAATGATGAGAAAACGGCCGAATCCCTCAAGACCACGATCCGCAACCTGCAATCCAGCACTTACAAGCTGGACGAGAACATGGAAGCGTTGCAGCATAATTTCCTGCTGCGCGGTTTCTTCCGCCGCCGCGACAAAGCCGAGCGCAAGGAGCAGCAGCGCCTTGAAAAGGAAGCGGAAAAACAGCGGAAGGATTCTGCCCGTGCTGCGCAATAA
- a CDS encoding DUF6157 family protein gives MKTTNYFNTFIEVADDCPVAEGEIPRARNGKVTVASYQFDMILAHPYKYTSDDILFNQYADKEGLAGQARKDGRKAYFQTGRACLRASPLGKRYGWGIHYDAEGRIAIYAKGTPEYDRFSKDPQLQHTKAMRSKKA, from the coding sequence ATGAAAACCACCAATTACTTCAACACCTTTATCGAAGTGGCGGACGATTGTCCGGTGGCGGAAGGGGAGATCCCCCGGGCCAGGAACGGCAAAGTAACTGTTGCGTCGTACCAGTTCGATATGATCCTGGCACATCCCTACAAATATACTTCCGACGATATCCTCTTCAACCAATACGCCGATAAGGAAGGCCTTGCCGGCCAGGCGCGGAAAGACGGCCGCAAAGCATACTTCCAGACCGGGCGTGCCTGCCTGCGTGCTTCTCCGCTCGGAAAGCGCTATGGCTGGGGCATTCACTACGACGCCGAGGGCCGGATCGCCATCTATGCGAAAGGTACGCCGGAATACGATCGTTTCAGCAAAGACCCGCAACTCCAGCACACAAAAGCCATGCGTTCCAAAAAAGCCTGA
- a CDS encoding ATP-binding cassette domain-containing protein, which translates to MKKFTPEIDWDDVVISIRGLFKSFGSNHVLRGVDLDLYKGENIVVLGRSGTGKSVLIKIIAGLLKPDAGTVNVLGQEVPALGTAELRELRLKLGFCFQNGALYDSMTVGENLAFPLKRNNPKMTADQRRRLIDIVLDAVGLSQTINQMPAELSGGQRKRIGIARTLILRPEIMLYDEPTAGLDPITCTEINDLINEVQKRFKTSSIIITHDLTCARATGDKIAVMKEGKFIRKGDFETVFSDNSDELIREFYDYNFTQ; encoded by the coding sequence ATGAAAAAATTTACGCCAGAAATAGATTGGGATGACGTCGTCATCAGCATCCGCGGGCTTTTCAAGTCCTTCGGTTCCAATCACGTGCTGCGCGGGGTAGACCTCGACCTGTATAAAGGCGAGAACATCGTGGTGTTGGGGCGCTCGGGAACGGGTAAATCGGTGCTCATCAAGATCATCGCCGGATTGTTGAAACCCGACGCGGGCACAGTCAACGTTTTGGGGCAGGAAGTTCCCGCTCTGGGAACCGCCGAGCTCCGCGAGCTGCGCCTGAAACTGGGTTTCTGCTTCCAGAACGGCGCGTTGTACGACAGCATGACCGTCGGCGAAAACCTCGCCTTCCCCCTCAAGCGCAATAATCCGAAAATGACGGCCGACCAGCGCCGCCGCCTCATCGATATCGTGCTGGACGCGGTAGGGTTGTCGCAAACCATCAACCAGATGCCGGCCGAACTTTCCGGCGGTCAGCGCAAGCGCATCGGTATCGCGCGGACGCTCATCCTGCGGCCTGAAATCATGCTGTACGACGAGCCCACCGCCGGCCTCGATCCCATCACCTGCACGGAGATCAACGATCTCATCAACGAAGTGCAGAAAAGATTCAAAACCAGCTCGATCATCATCACCCACGACCTTACCTGCGCCCGCGCAACGGGCGACAAGATCGCCGTGATGAAAGAAGGGAAATTCATCCGGAAAGGAGATTTTGAAACAGTATTTTCCGATAACAGCGACGAGCTGATCCGGGAGTTTTATGATTACAATTTCACTCAGTAA
- a CDS encoding helix-turn-helix domain-containing protein, which translates to MKHISILIPKGAVALGCIDGSFRVFSQVNEFLRQTDEDPLFSVQLVGMTGDTQVYDRLFSVKPDVTIADVAKTDLIIIPAVNGDMDEVIEANREFLPWIRQQHAGGAEVASLCVGAFLLAATGLVDGRKCSTHWLSEALFRDMFPKVELVPDRIITDEQGTYSSGGANSFYNLLLHIVEKYTNRDLAILCSKYFAIEIDRGSQSAFIMFKGQKDHPDDSVKEIQSYIESNFAERITVDQLTTHFAISRRSLERRFKKATRNTVTEYIQRVKIEAAKKGFETSRKNITEVMFEVGYTDNKAFRTLFKRTTGLSPVEYRKKYNRNVPMPARY; encoded by the coding sequence ATGAAGCATATCTCCATCCTCATCCCGAAAGGCGCAGTAGCGCTTGGTTGTATCGACGGCTCGTTCCGCGTGTTCTCCCAGGTCAATGAATTCCTCCGGCAAACGGATGAAGACCCGCTTTTTTCCGTGCAGCTGGTGGGAATGACGGGCGACACCCAGGTTTACGACCGCCTGTTTTCCGTGAAGCCCGATGTCACCATCGCCGACGTTGCCAAAACCGACCTGATCATCATCCCCGCCGTAAATGGCGATATGGATGAAGTGATCGAAGCCAACCGTGAATTCCTGCCCTGGATCCGGCAGCAGCATGCGGGCGGCGCGGAAGTGGCGAGCCTTTGCGTGGGGGCTTTCCTGCTCGCCGCCACCGGCCTGGTCGATGGGCGCAAATGCTCCACCCACTGGCTCTCCGAAGCGCTTTTCCGCGACATGTTCCCGAAGGTGGAACTCGTGCCCGACCGCATCATTACCGATGAACAAGGCACCTATTCCAGCGGCGGCGCCAATTCCTTCTACAACCTCCTGCTGCATATCGTAGAAAAATACACCAACCGCGACCTCGCCATCCTTTGCTCCAAATATTTCGCCATCGAAATCGACCGCGGCAGCCAGAGCGCGTTTATTATGTTCAAAGGGCAAAAAGACCATCCGGACGACTCCGTCAAGGAAATCCAGTCGTATATCGAATCCAATTTCGCGGAGCGCATTACGGTAGACCAGCTCACCACGCACTTCGCCATCAGCCGCCGCAGCCTCGAAAGGCGCTTCAAGAAAGCCACCCGCAACACCGTCACCGAATACATCCAGCGGGTGAAGATCGAAGCGGCGAAAAAAGGATTCGAAACGAGCAGGAAAAATATCACCGAAGTGATGTTTGAAGTGGGATATACCGACAACAAGGCGTTCCGTACCCTGTTCAAACGCACCACTGGCCTGTCTCCCGTGGAATACCGCAAAAAGTACAACCGCAACGTTCCCATGCCGGCGCGTTACTGA